The sequence CGAGCAGTAGCGTCCACGCCATCGAACCATGTACCTCAACGTTCATACTCGGGTTCAAGACCGAAGGGGTCTGATGGAGTGTCTTCCACCAATAGACCGACTCGTGCACGATCGGTACGTCGATGAAGGCCACGAGCGCTGCAATAGCCGAGCGCACTCCCCGCTTCGTCTCGGACATTGGGACCTGTCTGAGCGCAAGGTAACCGAGGTAAAGCAGGAACAGAACAGCGGTAGAGGTCAACAGTGCGTCCCAGGTCCACCACACACCCCACGCTGGACGTCCCCAAATGGATCCGGTGAGGATGGTCAGACCCGTAAAGAAGACACCCGCCTCCGCGGAGGCGGCGGCGATCAGATCCCACTCTCGGCGCCGCGTTCGCTTCCACAGGTACAGCAAGCTCGCCGCCGTCGTAATCCCGTAAGCGAGGTAGGCGATCCATGCCATCGGAGGATGGATGTAGAGCATCCTGACCAGATTGCCCATCACCTCTGCTGGCGGAGTGACGTACAACCCCAGCCAAAACGTCAATGCGATCATGACCAGCGCGACAATACCAATGCCCCGCTTCAACTTTGCATTCGTACTCATCAACCCTCCAAAACGACACCATAGACCATAATGCCAAGAACCAAATAAATAAGTGAAAACCCGATTAACAGCTCACTCCAAGGAAGCGCCTTGGCTGGCGACTGGTCTAACCCATATTGCCACACCTTGGTCGCAGACAACAACACCGGCGAGACCACCGGGAAGAGAAGCAACGGCAACAGGCTCCCACCAAGCCCCTCAGTCACACCCGCCAATACGATCCCCACCGTTGCGACGCCGATGTCGGCGAGAAAGGCGCTACCAGCGAGTAATCCCACCTCGTGGAGCGGAGCATTGAACAACACTGCGATACCGGCGCTCAAGACGACTTCGAGCAGCAAGATCTCAAGGACAATAGCAGCGACCTTACCGAGGAAGATTCCCCGCGGATTGACACCCATCATCACGAGTCCAACCTGTGCCTGATTCTCGCCCTCAATCCCCATGGCGCGTGTCACCGCCAACTCCAACGCAAAAAAGGTCGTGACCCAGAACAAGCCAGGTGTCACCTGGGTGAGAATCTCGACCTTGGCGTCAAAACCGAAGGCGAAGAGGACGATCACGACAAAGACGAACGGCAGGACTTGATTGAGCAATATTCGTGCTCGCCACTCCAATCGAAGGTCCTTCTTCGCCATCGCATATGCTGTCCGCCACATCAGGCACCTGCGACAAGCGTGGCTGTGCCGTTGGACATCCGATACGTTCGTGTGGCTAGACGAGAGATGCGGTCGAGCTCGTGCGAGGCCACAATGATCGTCTTTCCCTCCTGCGCCAACGCAGTCAAGCCCTGGTCGAGGGTCGCCTTGGTGGCCTGATCGAGGAGCGCATGCGGCTCATCGATGAGGAGGAGTTCCGTACGACGCGATAGGGCGATCGCGGCGGAGATCTTCTTGCGCTGTCCAGCCGACAGTACCCGGAATCGTGCGTTGAGATCCCGCGTGACGAGCCCAAGACGGCGTGCCCACTCCATCGCGCCCTCGAGATCGCATCCCGCAGCGATCGCAAAGAACTCCAGATTTTCGCGTCCGGAGAGCTCCTCATACATCTGATAGGCATGAGCGAGGTAGCTCACTTCGCGCCGAATTGCACGAGCCTCCGTCTTGGGATCACGGCCAAAAACAAAGACTGAACCACTCATCGCCTCGACTAACCCGCCGAGTAAGCGTAACAGCGTCGTCTTGCCGGATCCATTCGGCCCCTGTACGAAAACCACTTCGCCCTCATAGGCATCGAAGTCACAACGCACAAGAGCAGGGAACCTATCAAGCAACACGGTCACCTCTCGGAGGCGAGCAACCAAACGACCCGTCGACGAATCCGTCACACGCTCACCTCACGGGGCGCCAAGCAACGCCAAATCAGCCTTGACCATCGATGCAATCAGATCCTCAAAACTGACTATCGGATGCCACGAGAGTTGCGCATGCGCCTTTGAAGCATCACCGATGAGCAGATCAACCTCTGCGGGACGCATGAAGCGCTGATCGATCTCGACGTACTTCTCCCAATCAAGATCCACGACCGAAAAGGCATTCTCACAGAGCTCTCGAACCGAATGTGTCTCGCCGGTGGCGATCACATAATCGGAGGGCGTATCCTGCTGCAACATCAGCCACATCGCCCTCACGTAGTCACCAGCGAAGCCCCAATCACGCTGTGCTTCAAGATTGCCAAGCGTGACACTCGTGGCGAGACCGAGGGCAATCCGTGCGACCGCATGGGTTACCTTCCGTGTAACAAACTCAAACCCTCGACGAGGGGACTCGTGGTTAAAGAGAATGCCCGATGACGCGTGCATACCGTAACTTTCACGATAATTGATCGTGATCCAATGACCATATACCTTTGCGACGCCATAGGGAGAGCGGGGGTAAAATGGCGTAGACTCCGACTGTGGCACCTGTTGGGCTTTGCCGAACATCTCGGAGGTCGATGCCTGATAAAAACGGATCTGCGGGTCGACCATCCGAATCGCGTCAAGGAGACGTGTGACCCCCAATGCGGTCGTCTCCCCGGTGAGAACCGGCTGGCCAAAGGAGGTCTGCACAAAGGATTGCGCGGCAAGGTTGTAGACCTCTGAGGGTCGATACGTCCGAAGCACTCGCATCAGGGAGACCTCATCCAACAGATCCCCGGGTTCAAGGATGAGCCGATCCTGAATATGGTGAATACGTTCAAAATTGAGGGTGCTCGAACGACGGTGCATGCCGACCACGCTGTAGCCTT is a genomic window of Ferrimicrobium sp. containing:
- the gmd gene encoding GDP-mannose 4,6-dehydratase, translated to MAQPVALITGITGQDGSYLAELLLDKGYSVVGMHRRSSTLNFERIHHIQDRLILEPGDLLDEVSLMRVLRTYRPSEVYNLAAQSFVQTSFGQPVLTGETTALGVTRLLDAIRMVDPQIRFYQASTSEMFGKAQQVPQSESTPFYPRSPYGVAKVYGHWITINYRESYGMHASSGILFNHESPRRGFEFVTRKVTHAVARIALGLATSVTLGNLEAQRDWGFAGDYVRAMWLMLQQDTPSDYVIATGETHSVRELCENAFSVVDLDWEKYVEIDQRFMRPAEVDLLIGDASKAHAQLSWHPIVSFEDLIASMVKADLALLGAP
- a CDS encoding heme exporter protein CcmB; protein product: MWRTAYAMAKKDLRLEWRARILLNQVLPFVFVVIVLFAFGFDAKVEILTQVTPGLFWVTTFFALELAVTRAMGIEGENQAQVGLVMMGVNPRGIFLGKVAAIVLEILLLEVVLSAGIAVLFNAPLHEVGLLAGSAFLADIGVATVGIVLAGVTEGLGGSLLPLLLFPVVSPVLLSATKVWQYGLDQSPAKALPWSELLIGFSLIYLVLGIMVYGVVLEG
- the ccsA gene encoding cytochrome c biogenesis protein CcsA, which encodes MSTNAKLKRGIGIVALVMIALTFWLGLYVTPPAEVMGNLVRMLYIHPPMAWIAYLAYGITTAASLLYLWKRTRRREWDLIAAASAEAGVFFTGLTILTGSIWGRPAWGVWWTWDALLTSTAVLFLLYLGYLALRQVPMSETKRGVRSAIAALVAFIDVPIVHESVYWWKTLHQTPSVLNPSMNVEVHGSMAWTLLLGFLAFTLAYVWMVWTRFETAKRQAQLADLEVEQAIRERLAVEEVRI
- a CDS encoding ATP-binding cassette domain-containing protein; the protein is MTDSSTGRLVARLREVTVLLDRFPALVRCDFDAYEGEVVFVQGPNGSGKTTLLRLLGGLVEAMSGSVFVFGRDPKTEARAIRREVSYLAHAYQMYEELSGRENLEFFAIAAGCDLEGAMEWARRLGLVTRDLNARFRVLSAGQRKKISAAIALSRRTELLLIDEPHALLDQATKATLDQGLTALAQEGKTIIVASHELDRISRLATRTYRMSNGTATLVAGA